A window of the Vanessa cardui chromosome 12, ilVanCard2.1, whole genome shotgun sequence genome harbors these coding sequences:
- the LOC124534317 gene encoding uncharacterized protein LOC124534317: protein MPAGDVSDLRDVVDAINKLCDTMKTSYDGTDAGSDDAPDEVEMSVVESWTEPAATEPEPPAAELEALDTQSVYFDPEPAAFDPEPMPTEPLTFELEPTVFDTKPAPVDPTTAFDPEPVPAEPMSEMYYTASSEVSLLSDTELQERVQGEDSDRERDDRNSVMAGHVAAMRERFESMTRTNTPCPDIMRSTSPSFEVFRNISSSPDIEKS from the coding sequence ATGCCGGCCGGCGACGTCAGCGACCTGCGTGACGTCGTCGACGCCATCAACAAGCTCTGCGACACCATGAAGACGTCCTACGACGGCACCGACGCCGGATCCGACGACGCGCCCGACGAGGTCGAGATGTCCGTCGTCGAGAGCTGGACCGAGCCCGCGGCCACCGAGCCGGAGCCCCCGGCGGCCGAGCTCGAGGCTCTCGATACGCAATCGGTATATTTCGACCCTGAGCCGGCGGCATTCGATCCGGAACCCATGCCGACCGAGCCGCTGACTTTCGAACTGGAACCGACGGTTTTCGATACGAAACCCGCGCCAGTCGACCCTACTACGGCTTTCGATCCAGAACCCGTGCCAGCCGAGCCGATGAGCGAGATGTACTACACCGCCTCCTCTGAGGTGTCGTTGCTGTCCGATACGGAGTTGCAGGAGAGAGTCCAGGGCGAGGACTCGGACAGGGAAAGAGACGATAGAAATAGTGTAATGGCCGGCCACGTGGCCGCGATGAGAGAGCGCTTCGAGAGCATGACTAGGACTAACACGCCGTGCCCCGATATAATGCGGTCGACGTCGCCATCCTTTGAAGTATTCAGAAATATTTCGTCATCGCCAGATATTGAAAAGTCGTAA